In a single window of the Flavivirga spongiicola genome:
- a CDS encoding aldo/keto reductase, with protein MQLGLGTAALGRPQYINLRQKGFINPDLKTFKQQSFSVLEKAYGLGVRYFDTAPGYGLAENLLLEWLQTKKDSDIQIATKWGYTYVANFNANAKVHEVKEHSLEKLNEQWKVSKAFLPHLKAYQIHSATLETGVLKNEAILNRLAFLKNEYEIEIGITTTGDNQVEVIKKALDVLVNGKPLFDAFQVTYNMLDQSLGVISETLLNQDKKIIIKEALANGRLFRNRRYKHYDKLYGVLEEFARKYNVGVDVIALKFCQQSINKSMVLSGASNDDHLKSNLQMNTITLSEEDLNRLKSYRIDSANYWGERKQLTWN; from the coding sequence ATGCAACTAGGTCTAGGAACAGCTGCTTTAGGCAGACCACAATATATTAATTTACGTCAAAAAGGGTTTATTAATCCAGATTTAAAAACGTTTAAACAACAAAGTTTTTCTGTTTTAGAAAAAGCATACGGATTAGGTGTTAGGTATTTTGATACAGCGCCAGGTTATGGTTTAGCAGAAAATTTATTGTTAGAATGGCTACAAACAAAAAAAGATAGCGATATTCAAATTGCAACAAAATGGGGATATACTTATGTGGCAAATTTTAATGCTAATGCTAAAGTACATGAGGTTAAAGAACATAGTTTAGAAAAATTAAATGAGCAATGGAAAGTTTCAAAGGCATTCTTGCCTCATTTAAAAGCGTATCAAATACATTCTGCAACTCTAGAAACGGGTGTTTTAAAAAATGAAGCTATTTTAAACCGATTAGCATTTTTAAAGAATGAATATGAAATAGAAATTGGTATCACAACAACGGGAGATAATCAAGTCGAGGTTATTAAAAAAGCTTTAGATGTTTTAGTAAATGGGAAGCCACTTTTTGATGCATTTCAGGTAACTTATAATATGTTAGATCAAAGTTTAGGCGTCATATCAGAGACACTTTTAAATCAAGACAAGAAAATCATTATCAAAGAAGCTTTGGCTAATGGAAGGCTCTTTAGAAATAGGCGTTATAAACATTATGATAAATTATATGGGGTTCTGGAAGAGTTTGCAAGAAAATATAATGTTGGAGTAGACGTAATTGCTTTGAAGTTTTGTCAACAAAGTATAAATAAGAGTATGGTTCTAAGTGGAGCTTCAAATGATGACCATTTAAAATCTAACCTTCAAATGAATACAATTACTTTATCAGAAGAAGACTTAAACAGGCTTAAAAGCTATAGAATAGATTCAGCTAATTATTGGGGAGAGCGAAAACAACTAACCTGGAACTAA
- a CDS encoding peptide methionine sulfoxide reductase: MGVLQYIRSIPIGYSEVIYKGEKYGVTRAEFNKGNSIKLYAEELGGKDFISLNYYITSLSESLKPCETSMTKF, translated from the coding sequence ATGGGAGTTTTACAATATATAAGAAGCATCCCGATAGGATATTCTGAAGTTATATATAAAGGAGAAAAGTATGGTGTGACTAGAGCAGAGTTCAATAAAGGAAATAGTATTAAACTATATGCAGAAGAACTTGGAGGTAAAGATTTTATTAGTTTGAACTATTACATTACAAGTTTATCTGAAAGTTTAAAACCCTGTGAAACATCCATGACAAAGTTTTAA